Within the bacterium genome, the region TATATAGGGAAGAAGGGTCTTTCCATTTATGATGAGGTTAAGCATACCGGATTTATAAGGAATTTTACCCTAAGGGGTTCAGAGAGGACACAGGAAACCCTTATCGTTATTGTATCCAAGGGAGAGTATCTCCATAAGAGTACCGCAATTGATTTAGCAAAGATGGGGCGTAACGTGCTGGGGGTGGTGGAAAACATCAACCCTGAAAAGGGAAATACTATCTTTGGCAGGGAAAATAGGACCCTCGTAGGAACCAGTCTGTACCACGAAAAGATAAAAAATTACACTTTTGTTATTTCTGCAACCTCTTTTTTCCAGGTAAACACTTGGATTGCGGAGAAGATGGTGGATGCCCTTGATGGTGTTATGCAGGGAATCGGGGAGGTGGATGTGATAGCTGACGCCTATTCGGGGGTTGGTCTTTTTGCTATTGCATCAGCAAAGTTTGCGAGAAAGGTTTATGCCCTTGAGATTTCCCCCGAATCTGTAAGTTGTGCCCAAAGAAATATCGTTGTTAATAACAAACCTAATGTTGAGATTATAAACGGGGATGCGGAGGGACTTTTGCCGACTTTGGGTAAGGTTGATGTTTTGATTTTAGATCCTCCACGGAGGGGTGTAGGCGATGGTATAGTAGATTTCCTTGCCAATTCAAAGCCTCCGCACATTCTCTACTTTTCCTGCAATCCTGCAACCCTCGCCCGAGATTTAAAAAAAATGGTGGATGTAGGCTACAAAATTGAGTTCATTCAGCCCTTTGACATGTTCCCTCAGACGTTTCATGTAGAGAATCTTGTTTATCTGAAAAGATAAGATTTTTAATTTCACCCCACTATCTTTTGTTTTTGCTATTTATTCCAAATGTTTGCAGGAGAATATGTTATGAATACTTGACAGACATCGGATTTTAGATTATACTTTTTTCACACAGGAGGTTTTTATGCTTAAACGTATACTCCTTGCATCTATCCTTCTGGGGATGGTCTGGGCCCAGAAGGCAAAGGTGGAAGATGTGCCACCAATACCTGCAGGGTATGTCCTTCGGGTTGATGGTGGCTCTACCGCATCTC harbors:
- the rlmD gene encoding 23S rRNA (uracil(1939)-C(5))-methyltransferase RlmD, with translation MISEGLSLGRLGQGIKVMVPYGVKDDVVEIKVVKKKKDYWIGAIRKVITPSPLRTVPRCPYFGKCGGCQWQMIDYRYQPELKKELVIDALSHLAGINEVEVLDTVPSPRPFNYRNKVHFPLKRISYSSVIMGFYKQDTHYIIDVNECPLHLPQFNEIFKKAKSYIGKKGLSIYDEVKHTGFIRNFTLRGSERTQETLIVIVSKGEYLHKSTAIDLAKMGRNVLGVVENINPEKGNTIFGRENRTLVGTSLYHEKIKNYTFVISATSFFQVNTWIAEKMVDALDGVMQGIGEVDVIADAYSGVGLFAIASAKFARKVYALEISPESVSCAQRNIVVNNKPNVEIINGDAEGLLPTLGKVDVLILDPPRRGVGDGIVDFLANSKPPHILYFSCNPATLARDLKKMVDVGYKIEFIQPFDMFPQTFHVENLVYLKR